The genomic interval CAGCAATTGGTGGCCGGCTTTTTCTAGCAGGAGAAAGCCACAAAGCAGGAGGACAAAATGGGTGTCTGCAATCCCTTTCATACAGTAAATGTAAGCATCTGACAGCACAGTCCATTAGGGGCTTATTATGATGACCACCAACATGGGACAAGCCATTATAAACCAAGGTATTGAGCATAGACGCTATTCTTCTTTGCTGCTCTATTTGGAATGGAACCTAGAAACATTATATTGCTAAAAGTTAGTTTGAAAATGTGAATTAACTCATACAAGAAGGAAGGGGACAAGGAGCAACAGATCAGTTACCTGTTTCTCATAGAACTCTATGTCATCAAGAACTAAAAGCAGGTGAGAATAGGTCGCACAGAAAAGATGAAGCATAGAAAACATATTCTTTGGAATGCCTTGCGGCCCATTCCTCATAGGTTCTATGTCCCATACGTCTGATGAATCCTCATTCACTCTGCTAGACTCAGTGTGATTGTCAATAAAATTAGTACAATCTGTTGCTGCTTGTGTCTTACCCGTAAATCTATGAAGTACATTGACCCACTTATTAGGTCCATCTTTACTGACTTGTTTTTGCATCTTCTCAAAGACTTTATGTTTGCTGTTTTCACTTGTGTAATTATCAGAATTATGTTTGTCTCCAGAAAAAAAGGAACCCTCCAGTACACTCCACAATCTCACAAGAAATCCAGGAGTGAATGATAGCATGTTGAGAACTGATAATGAGCCACGAATTGGACTCAAGACTGAAAATATTCTAAGTAAGTTAGAATAAAAAAGTGCAATATCACACAATTCAAGGTTTCCCAGACATTCCAGGCTACTTGAGAGCACAGTCGCAGCCTTGTTATTGGAATCTCTATCAATTGATGCCAAAAGAATTTTGAGATGCCACTGCTGACAAACAGGCCTAAATTGATCCATGTATGACAATATTAAGGATTCATCGGTTGCTTCACCCTCGTGCTGAACTGCATCAATTGGCTGTGTTGAATTTTCAACATCAGTTTGAAGggctttctttttctttctgaCCCATCCAATATTATCAAGACAAGCCAGCAGAGCCTCTGATAGAGTAATAACAACATGGACATACAATCCATGGTCTAAACCTTGATTGAAGGATTCATTCTCATTCACTGTTGCTAAGCAGATGATGTTAGCGAGGGCCCAACCAACTGGTGGAATAGCCTTGAAAGAGACAGGAATCTCTGATTTGATGAACCCTGACATCTCCATCAAAactttctctttcaaaatctgtCATTGCCTGTCAGAGTTTAATCAGTTCTGATATGTTTAAATCCTAAATCATAGACTATGAAGTCATATGATCTTATTGACTTGAGTTGAAAGCTAAAGGAAGGCATATTCAAGAATAAAGTTCAAAATCTAATAAATTAAGGCTCGTTATTTTTAATTCCAGCTGTCACAGGAAAGCAGCATCTAAatatatacaagggaaattTTTTCTTCACCgtcaataatataaaatatgcaTTTAggtacaaaaaaatataatttatttgataattaagGGTGAAAAATTCACCTTTCAATGATTACCTTTTcacttttatagaaaaatatatagtGTTTTCAGTTAGAAAtattatatctatatattaCTGCATATAAATAGTGAAAAATAATTAGATGGAAGAAAATTTAGCTTTAAAGCAAGAAAGATCCATCTTTGATTTTGCAGGCATACAACTACAACATCAAACAATATGTATGCATAGAGAAGCCCAATGTGCCCGCACAATCATCAACTCAGTAGGTTGAAAGTTGGCACtagtttaattaaattatacatGTGTTACATTTACATGATCTGTTACtgtcttgaagaagaagaagaagaagaagaagaagaaagtaaaTATTCAAACAGAATAAAGAACAATTAAAGAGACCAAGTTGTCACTGAAATAAAAAAGCAGACCAATAATTTAGCAGGTGAAATTGTTCTACTTTAAGATGCTTACCAATAGAGTCTGGAAGCATGGAAACAAAATAGATTTGTGCTTTAAGGCTGGTAGAAGAACAAGGGGGAGACGTTGCACTAGCCAAGGTATAGTCAGCAGAGAAACAATATACTGCTCAGCAGCATTGTTGAAATCCAGCATATGAGGCGCTTCTGCATCATAGTTTGTCAGATAAAAAGGCCGTACAGCTAAAGTTATTGCACTTGCAGTAACGAAAAAAATTTCATCTGCCTGGGTGATGGTCTTTGACTGAGAAGAATGATTTTCTAATGCACTAATATATCTGCCAATAGACACATAACAACCACTTTTATCACTGCCCATGAACTGAATTAAATCTTTCACTGCTAAATCTGCATCAAAGTGGTTGTTATTTGTAATTCCTTTCCATCCTTTCAGATCAGTTAACATTACAAGAACACGCATAGATAGAGATGTAACAATAGTAATATCTTGGGCCCCCGAAGGACATTCACTGAACTCTGAAAGAATAAGAAAACTAAGAGAAGTCAGCTTGCGTGCCTGGTATCTCcacattcttctttcttcagtTGTACCAATTGCCAGAAAGCAAAAGTTCAGCTTTGAATCTAACCAAAGAGAAATATAGACCCATTAGTAATGTATTAAGTATgttaaacaaaaagaaaaaggggGAGTGATGAGGGTGGGGCGGGGACAGCTCTTTTGAACTCTCAAAACTAAGAAAAACAGCGCAACAAAAAGTATCTTGGCATTCATTATTTCATATAATCTCTTGTcatgtaattaaaataaactgACTTGTATAATCGGAAAGTGAACATCAAATCCAATAAAATAACATCCAAATAAGAGGATATACCAGAAGATTTCAGGCTTTCCAGTACAATTGTAAAGCACAGTTTCATAGAATCTATTCTCTTGCAGTGGACCTTTTCATGTTGAGTGGAGATACGGGTAATGAAGAACAGAAATGGTCTCAACAAATTGTTTGAAATCCAATTTGCTGTCATCAGACCAGTATAATGATTCACTGCCATCTCCCACTCTTGCTGAAGTTGCAGAGAAACTGTCTTTGTGACCTTGAAGCGCCTCCATACTCTCTATTAACATCCAAAAAATAGCCATTATTTCTCCATTTTGATACAAACAGAAGCCACAGATGAAAACTATAATGTACTAACAAATTGCAGTTCCAACTTTCTAGTGTTCTGTTTATAACAAAGTACACCTCAAGTacacatttttttgttttcaatgaTTCTAAGTTTATCAGCTTCATGTGTTGAACAAAACAATACCAAGCATTGTTAAGAGCATCAAGTAAAATATCCTAAGAAAACTTGGACACTAAATATTGCGTTTCACTTTGTAACCCAATGCTTCTATAAGCAGTCAAGAAATGACACTGATGAATAACTGCtcacaaacaaaaaaattggcATCAAAAGGAAGTAGCAAGGCAACACTGACTCCATTTTGATGTCTATGGAAAGTAAGATGTTGTGATCATATAGGGTGATCCAGAACCAGAACTCATGGCCAAGAGATCACATCAAGCTAAAAAATTTCCACTGGGCCGAGGCTCATTAAGAAACAATGGAAACTTCTAAATGGTAGGCATGTTGTAATAGAGTATATCAATAAGATTCTATCACTCCTCCCTATACTTGCCTAATAGTTTTCCGTTGTGAAAGACAGTTGTTACATACAGTTGCTATACAGCTAATTATTTTTACTCCTTTACCAGATCTCTAACTCACAGTTGAGGCTCGCTCATCTACAAATATGAGAAACCACAGCTATGTCAAAAAGAGAAGAATAATAGTTTtacagatttttatttttttttctcaaccttagagttttcttttctctctcaatTTTCTCTTCTCGTAAACTTGTAATCATAATGTGTCAAACCAGTATCAGTGTCAGACATTGCATTAACACTTTAATTACTTCTAGTtgtcttttttataatttcacaTCGCTATAAAATTGAGTACAATAACAACTAGATAAATTTTAGCATTTTATTATGTCTACAATGATCCATACTCGTTTAAAACACGAATTCTCTCTCTTTTgtataagattttatttatactaatttaacattatttttgtACAAGTCATATGTATCCTCTGCATAAGACAATTTTGTTTGAATGAGATAAAGACCATTTTAAACTTCTCCCTCCgaatatttaatatcattgGTTACCTAGGTTTCGAATTTAAAAccactaaattaattttatgcaTGCTGTAAGTTTGCAATGCCACAATTTACCGTATTCCCGCGCCCAAGTGGTGtggtaattttaaaaatgagagAAAATGGAAAAAACCTGAATGAAGagagcagcagcagcagctcGTTTTGCATAATTGCGAAGTTCTCTTTCCTGAGAGACCTTCTGAAGAAGGGCGTCTCGCGTTATCTCCTTCGCACTTGCTCCTCTCAACGACACCTTAACGGCGAAAATTAACAAAACCTCCATAATCAGAACACCGAGTAATGATCAAATCGAATTACTTGAATAACTGACCGCGGAGGAAAATCGAGCGCAGTATTCATGCGAAATTAAAGAACGAGATTGATTAATTGATTGATTGCAGGTAAGAAGAGTGAGTGAGTACCTACCTGCTGCTTACGAGGTGCGTCCATGGAAATCACTAATAGAGCTCAGCCTCGATTCTCAATTCCCTATCTTTCCCTTTTCCATCGCCCTCTTTTTCTTTGCTTGACTTAATTTCGGTGTCAAAAAAACAATTCCGAACAAGAAGTTTGTTTTAAGTTTCCTCGTCACGAAGTCGACAGctgattttctttttattttgtgatTTGTGAAAAAATGTGTACTATCCGGGTTATAATGGCTGTTAAGGTAAATGTGGGAATGGTTGTTACATTCTTGTAAGATATgagagattttttattttttagttacaTGAAAAAAACGTAAGATATTagtggttttttattttttagttatatggagataaaaaaaaaaaaatatattaattgataaaaaaatatttatgtgatttttattctttataaattatattattattatttttaaacttgttatgatattattaagaacataaaaaataatatgcttgttattatttaattttttttgtgatattatttttataaaaaattctataaataaaagatgacaaaaaaacaaaataaatatttattttatactctAATTCACTTGATTGTAAAATAAaagatgtatatttttttatattttatatatatataaaaaaaatgagtagATCCTAGAAGTGATGGTGTTGGTTGCTGGTGAGAGAAATCGTAAATATATGACAGGGTGTGTGTTTACGCGCGAAGGATGGAGAGTGGAAATTGCAGTTGCAACACAAGATATGGTATTGCTACCGGTGGGGATAGGTGGCACCCAAGCCTCCATTGCAAATCCTTCAAGTCTTCTTCCCTTTCCCTCAAACCACCATCCTCCAAACCTTTTTCCCTCTCTTTCCGCCGCAACCTCCGCCATGTCACACACTACCTACCGCCGGACTCCGACTCCCTCGTCCACGCACTCCACGTCTCCTCCCGCGCTGCCGACACCCAACTCGTCAAGACCGTTCACGCCACGCTGCTTAAACTCCACGAACACGACACACGCCTTTTCAACGCCCTCATCTCCGCTTACCTCAAACTCCGCCTCTTCCCTCACGCGCTACGTCTCTTCCTCTCCCTCCCTTCACCCAACGCCGTCTCATACACCACCCTCATCTCCGCCCTATCCAAGCGGCCCCACCACGAGCGCCATGCGCTCAAGCTCTTCCTCCGAATGACGCGCTCCCACCTCATCCCCAACTCGTACACATACGTCGCCGTTTTAACTGCCTGCACAAGAATCCTCCACTTCCAGTTGGGCCTCCAGGTCCACGCTGCCGCTCTCAAAACGGCTCATTTCGATTCCACCTTCGTCGCAAACGCCCTCGTCTCTCTCTACGCCAAACACGCCCCTTTCCACGTTGCGCTTAAACTCTTCAACCAAACACGCCAGAGGGACCTTGCTTCGTGGAACACTATTATCTCTGCTGCGGTGCAGGAATCCATGTACGACACTGCGTTTCAGTTATTCCATGACATGCAGACGACGGATGCGTTTCAAGTCGATGATTTCACCTTGTCGATACTTCTGTCTGCGTGTGCGTCTTTTGTGGAAGGTCAGCAAGTTCACGCGCACGCTGTTAAATTAGGGTTGGAAACTAGTTTGAACGTTGGGAATGGACTCACTGGGTTTTATACTAACTTTGGAACCCTTGAGGATGTGGAGTGGTTGTTTGAGGAGATGAAAGTGAGGGATGTTATAACTTGGACTCAGATGGTGACCGTGTATATGGAGTTTGGGTTGGTGGATTTGGCTCtgaaggtgtttgatgaaatgcCCGAGAAGAATTCTGTGTCTTATAACACCGTTTTGTCTGGATTTTGTCAAAACGAGGAAGGCTTAGAGGCGCTGAAGTTGTTCGTCAAAATGGTGGAGGAGGGTTTGGAGTTGACGGATTTTAGTTTGACTAGTGGAGTAAATGCTAGTGGACTGCTTGGTGATCCCAGGGTCAGCAAGCAGGTTCATGGGTTTACCGTGAAGTTTGGGTTTGGATCAAATGCCTGTATTGAAGCGGCATTGCTTGACATGTACACGAGGTGTGGGAGCATGGTGGATGCGGAGAAGATGTTTCTGAGATGGGAGGTGGAGCAGTTTAGCTCTGTGTCTTGGACAGCCATGATATGTGGCTATGCTCGAAACGGGCGGCCAGAGGAGGCCATTTCTCTTTTCCACGTTGGTCGATCGAATGAAAAGGTGATTATGGATGAAGTTGTGGTGACTTCGATGCTTGGTATTTGTGGAACTGTTGGCCATCATGATATGGGTAAACAAATTCACGGTCATGTTGTTAAATGTGGCTTGGGATCTAATTTGCAAGTCGGAAATGCACTTCTTAGCATGTATTTTAAGTGTGGGAACGTGGATGATGCGATGAAGTTGTTTCATGATATGGCTTATACAGATATAGTTACATGGAATACTTTAATCTCGGGAAATCTTATACACAGACAGGGGAACAGagcattggaagtatgggtggaaATGCAAGAGAAGAACATAAAGCCTGACCAAGTTACATTTGTTTTGATAATTTCAGCTTACAGGCAAACTAACTCAAATTTCGTTGATGATTGTCGTAGTTTGTTTAACTCGATGAGAACTGTTTATCAAGTTGAGCCCACATCCTTGCATTATGCTTCCTTCATCAGTGTTTTGGGTCACTGGGGTTTTCTGCAAGAAGCATTAGAAACTATCAATAAAATGCCTTTCCAGCCTTCTGCTCTTGTTTGGCGCGCTTTGCTGGACGCTTGCAAACAGCATCAGAATAATATCATTGGAAGATGGGCTGCTCAGAATATTCTTTCCTTCGAACCTAAAGATCCTTCAACGTTTATACTTGTTTCAAATCTGTATTCTGCTTCTGGGAGATGGGACCGCTCCGAAATGGTCAGGGACGAGATGAGACAAAAGGGGATTCGCAAACACCCAGCTCAAAGTTGGATCATTTCTGAGAAGAAAATACATACATTTTATCCGAGAGATAGATCACATCCTCGGGAGAAAGACATATACAGTGGTTTGGAAATTCTGATCTTGGAGTGCCTAAAAGTTGGATATGAACCTGACACAAGCTTTGTTCTCCATGAAGTAGAGGAGCATCACAAGGAAATTTTTCTATTCCATCACAGTGCTAAACTGGCAGCAACTTACGGGATACTGATGACCAAGCCTGGAAAGCCCGTTCGAATTGTAAAGAACATCCTTCTTTGTGGGGACTGccatacatttttaaaatatgcatCAATTGTCACGAAAAAAGATATATTTCTGAGAGATTCTTCTGGATTTCATTGTTTCTCCGGTGGCCAGTGCTCGTGTAAAGACTGCTGGTGAAACGCTGGTTCTTGTAGCCGGTCGTGATTTATATCAGTGGTCTTTGCTAATTTTGTTAGTTATAGGATAGCAATGTTAGGTAAGAGTTGTATGAGAGATTTTTCTGTAGATGTTACTACGAATTTGGTGGAACCAATCATCTAAGGAGAAAATGAGTAAAACAGCAAGAGGAAGTGGAAGAAAGATTCTCCTTTTAGAAATATTTCTGTAAAAAATTTAGGGGTTAGAACTGCACAGTTTCATCTGAACAAAGATGTATTTTGTGAGTTTATTGATAACCTTCGCTGTCTGGGATCTAACACGGTCAAGTATTTACCAACTCAGCTTGGTATTTTGTCGGAGTTTTGACTATTGAAATATTTACTCCAACtacataaatttttaatgtTAGATGACTTTTTTATTGTATGAGAACAGCATCTCCTTTTTTCCTCGAAGGTTACACTTGATGCAATATAATAGTTTGATTTggcattatttaaaattttttggGAGATAAACACCTTTTATCTCAACCAACAACATTTTCAATCACTTCGTCTCTTGTACCAATTTAATAGATAAaggcaattttttttataactcaaataatattattcgttattttataataatttcacTATATCTAAATAAAGGTTAATTTTTTCACATGACTTTCGTAAAATTAATCAATCCttttttcaacaaaaatacTTATTGTTCCTGCTaaggagatgggacctagagaactattgaagtcttcttcttcctccttcggtcgggcaagTGAATGGGTGATGAACTGGGATTtttctcgtcctcctgcttatcCTTCGGCACGCAggactcggtcgtcgggtgaacaccgaatggtgggggtacctgcgaaggcactccgacgctcaagtcagtaaagcgggtggttagctctcaggtaggtgaacagtaataatgacataccttactccttggaatgcgtgctatttatattattctaatgggcctaccttgttgggcccgtttatcgaggtggataccgcttagggttgcattacctaattcttgatgatggattagcttcactgatcccggtttgagcgttaattgtaatggggctcggccatcggccaaattgTCATGGTGAGGGTCAGCCGTCGGCCAAATACCTGTGGTCTTCGACCGTCTCAgttaagtcttctaaggtctcggtcTCTTGGTCAAGTCTCCAAAGGTCTTGGCCTCTcggtctctcggccaagtcttcaaaggtctcggcctctaAGCCACatggccaagtcttctaaggtgtCGGCcactcggccaagtcttctaaggtgtcggcctctcggccataccggtacacttatgttttaacatatttattttcatcattAATCCCAACAAACATCAATGTTAGATGTCTACCCAGTTCATCAAGGTGCTTATATAAAAAACGAAGTTCATCGGGATACTACTCGAGCCCAAATGATGGATATAGTGAGAAAAATTACCCTAATTTGGTTTTGGACTTGATGGTTTTGGACTTGATGTCTGTGAAAGAGAGTTGGAAGTATAGAATTCTAAGGTCATTGCTTTCTGCATCCAATTGCACCCTgcaaatttaaaattctaagtTTGTTCTTGTGGTATTAAATGACAGCAGAGGGGATTGTTTGTTTTGCTCATGTGTTGTTGTGACTTCTTTGAGTATTTCACACTTGGTGGTGTTTGGTGGTGATGTTTAAAGTGTAGTGTGGATATTCATTTTCTGAATTTGTGATGAAGTGAAGATGGTGAAGGGAGGGAAACTAACTTTGTTGTTTCGTCCAACATGGGTCAACCATCTAGTGCATGACTCCAACAGTGGATATATGTTATTCAATGACATATTGTCCTACCCACGAATAGACCTTTTATAAATGAGATTCAAATTCCTCCAGTACATTTTGAAAAAGTGTTCTTATGTACATGTTTGTTacaatttaaaaacattattttcataATGATATGAAAACAAATGtaatttttacaaattaataatgtatttatttataaaagtgtGACATAACCACTTCAATATTTCGTTTGGACAAAGTTGACGTCTTCTAGTTAGTTATACATGTGCATCAATGCGGAAGTCTTCATGAATATCCATCACCATCCACAAATTATTTAAGAGTCTCAAGTACAACACATTGATTGGTATCACACTTTTATTAGCAAAAATTGTGTTTTCCAATAAGATACAACGAAAAAATCCTTATAGCACAATCTATCTCTAGTGAACACAACACTCCTCGTACCTCTCGAAGCCAAGTCAACCTCACGTATGCACCCCGACAATGCCTTATCTTTGTCATGGCATTACCCATGTCCACACCTAACAACTCAACCAACATTGTTGTAGTCGCAGTTGAATCCAACGTGGTGTGTGTGCAAAACTATCCCACACCAGGGATATAAAGCAATGTCAACGCTTTGTTCAAAGTGATCATCATCTCACTAATAAGAAGGTGAAAATTATTGGTGTCTTAGTGTCATCTCTCCACAAAGTCAAATATCAACCACTTATCAGTGGTCTTATAATTGTTATTGCACAATGACAATAACTTAGAGTTAAGCACCGCAACCTCGATATGCCAATAAAGGGTCCCAAGTTTATTTAACTTTCAAGACCAACTTCATTTTCCCTCAATCCTAACAGAAAAAAATATGGGTGTTTGTAAGTACAAACAATTCCACAAATCCAAATATCACAATTAAGTGCAGTCTTTGTTTCTTACCTCACCCTCCCACTAACAAACGTATCAACATGTCTTCCAAAAAATCCATCCTAGTATCAAGTCTTCTTATAGGTGCAACTATTACATTATCATCACTAGCTAGCATCAACAACTTGTACACAATCTTTCCTGCAAATCAACTCTATCTATCAACACCTCGAGAGACAATACCTCTTATCCTAGTCATATATGTGCATATTAAATAAATCAtatattattcaaatttattatttcataaattaaattagaaggaaattttaatacatatatttttcaaaataaaaattcattttggATTGCTCAAAttcataatgtatttttctaaaattgaataCATTCTGGATTGTGCAATCTGAAATGCATTTCTAGATCCAAAATGTCTTTCAGATTGTGTAATCCATAATTTATTCTTTTCCATAATGTATTCAAGTTTTGAAAAAATACATTCTTAATCAATCCAAAATACATTTATGGATATGAAAATGTCTTATGAATTGTGAAATaaacaatttattaaatatttgaaaagtaCATTTTGGATTGTGTAATTAGAGACTTTCCTAAAGAACCAATCCAAAATGAAATTAAACA from Phaseolus vulgaris cultivar G19833 chromosome 1, P. vulgaris v2.0, whole genome shotgun sequence carries:
- the LOC137814514 gene encoding E3 ubiquitin-protein ligase UPL7 isoform X2, whose amino-acid sequence is MDAPRKQQVSLRGASAKEITRDALLQKVSQERELRNYAKRAAAAALFIQRVWRRFKVTKTVSLQLQQEWEMAVNHYTGLMTANWISNNLLRPFLFFITRISTQHEKVHCKRIDSMKLCFTIVLESLKSSDSKLNFCFLAIGTTEERRMWRYQARKLTSLSFLILSEFSECPSGAQDITIVTSLSMRVLVMLTDLKGWKGITNNNHFDADLAVKDLIQFMGSDKSGCYVSIGRYISALENHSSQSKTITQADEIFFVTASAITLAVRPFYLTNYDAEAPHMLDFNNAAEQYIVSLLTIPWLVQRLPLVLLPALKHKSILFPCFQTLLILKEKVLMEMSGFIKSEIPVSFKAIPPVGWALANIICLATVNENESFNQGLDHGLYVHVVITLSEALLACLDNIGWVRKKKKALQTDVENSTQPIDAVQHEGEATDESLILSYMDQFRPVCQQWHLKILLASIDRDSNNKAATVLSSSLECLGNLELCDIALFYSNLLRIFSVLSPIRGSLSVLNMLSFTPGFLVRLWSVLEGSFFSGDKHNSDNYTSENSKHKVFEKMQKQVSKDGPNKWVNVLHRFTGKTQAATDCTNFIDNHTESSRVNEDSSDVWDIEPMRNGPQGIPKNMFSMLHLFCATYSHLLLVLDDIEFYEKQVPFQIEQQRRIASMLNTLVYNGLSHVGGHHNKPLMDCAVRCLHLLYERDCRHPFCPPALWLSPARKSRPPIAVAARTHEALAANLRYDDSSASLSAGSVVTIVPHVFPFEERVEMFREFIKMDKASRKMAGEISEPDSRAIEIVVRRGHIVEDGFRQLNSLGSRLKSSIHVSFVSECGLLEAGLDYGGLSKEFLTDLSKAAFAPEYGLFSQTSTSDRLLIPTASARYLENGLQMIEFLGRVVVTEESLGKRYVVELKSGGKDISVTNENKMQYMHAMADYKLNQQMLPFSNAFYRGLTDLISPSWLKLFNASEFNQLLSGGNYDIDVDDLKNNTRYTGGYNEGSRTIKIFWEVIKGFEPEERCMLLKFVTSCSRAPLLGFKYLQPPLTIHKVACDVPLWATIGGQDVDRLPSASTCYNTLKLPTYKRPGTLRAKLLYAISSNAGFELS
- the LOC137814514 gene encoding E3 ubiquitin-protein ligase UPL7 isoform X1 produces the protein MDAPRKQQVSLRGASAKEITRDALLQKVSQERELRNYAKRAAAAALFIQRVWRRFKVTKTVSLQLQQEWEMAVNHYTGLMTANWISNNLLRPFLFFITRISTQHEKVHCKRIDSMKLCFTIVLESLKSSDSKLNFCFLAIGTTEERRMWRYQARKLTSLSFLILSEFSECPSGAQDITIVTSLSMRVLVMLTDLKGWKGITNNNHFDADLAVKDLIQFMGSDKSGCYVSIGRYISALENHSSQSKTITQADEIFFVTASAITLAVRPFYLTNYDAEAPHMLDFNNAAEQYIVSLLTIPWLVQRLPLVLLPALKHKSILFPCFQTLLILKEKVLMEMSGFIKSEIPVSFKAIPPVGWALANIICLATVNENESFNQGLDHGLYVHVVITLSEALLACLDNIGWVRKKKKALQTDVENSTQPIDAVQHEGEATDESLILSYMDQFRPVCQQWHLKILLASIDRDSNNKAATVLSSSLECLGNLELCDIALFYSNLLRIFSVLSPIRGSLSVLNMLSFTPGFLVRLWSVLEGSFFSGDKHNSDNYTSENSKHKVFEKMQKQVSKDGPNKWVNVLHRFTGKTQAATDCTNFIDNHTESSRVNEDSSDVWDIEPMRNGPQGIPKNMFSMLHLFCATYSHLLLVLDDIEFYEKQVPFQIEQQRRIASMLNTLVYNGLSHVGGHHNKPLMDCAVRCLHLLYERDCRHPFCPPALWLSPARKSRPPIAVAARTHEALAANLRYDDSSASLSAGSVVTIVPHVFPFEERVEMFREFIKMDKASRKMAGEISEPDSRAIEIVVRRGHIVEDGFRQLNSLGSRLKSSIHVSFVSECGLLEAGLDYGGLSKEFLTDLSKAAFAPEYGLFSQTSTSDRLLIPTASARYLENGLQMIEFLGRVVGKALYEGILLDYSFSHVFVQKLLGRYSFLVELSTLDPELYRNLMYVKNYDGDVMELCLDFTVTEESLGKRYVVELKSGGKDISVTNENKMQYMHAMADYKLNQQMLPFSNAFYRGLTDLISPSWLKLFNASEFNQLLSGGNYDIDVDDLKNNTRYTGGYNEGSRTIKIFWEVIKGFEPEERCMLLKFVTSCSRAPLLGFKYLQPPLTIHKVACDVPLWATIGGQDVDRLPSASTCYNTLKLPTYKRPGTLRAKLLYAISSNAGFELS
- the LOC137814514 gene encoding E3 ubiquitin-protein ligase UPL7 isoform X3, giving the protein MAVNHYTGLMTANWISNNLLRPFLFFITRISTQHEKVHCKRIDSMKLCFTIVLESLKSSDSKLNFCFLAIGTTEERRMWRYQARKLTSLSFLILSEFSECPSGAQDITIVTSLSMRVLVMLTDLKGWKGITNNNHFDADLAVKDLIQFMGSDKSGCYVSIGRYISALENHSSQSKTITQADEIFFVTASAITLAVRPFYLTNYDAEAPHMLDFNNAAEQYIVSLLTIPWLVQRLPLVLLPALKHKSILFPCFQTLLILKEKVLMEMSGFIKSEIPVSFKAIPPVGWALANIICLATVNENESFNQGLDHGLYVHVVITLSEALLACLDNIGWVRKKKKALQTDVENSTQPIDAVQHEGEATDESLILSYMDQFRPVCQQWHLKILLASIDRDSNNKAATVLSSSLECLGNLELCDIALFYSNLLRIFSVLSPIRGSLSVLNMLSFTPGFLVRLWSVLEGSFFSGDKHNSDNYTSENSKHKVFEKMQKQVSKDGPNKWVNVLHRFTGKTQAATDCTNFIDNHTESSRVNEDSSDVWDIEPMRNGPQGIPKNMFSMLHLFCATYSHLLLVLDDIEFYEKQVPFQIEQQRRIASMLNTLVYNGLSHVGGHHNKPLMDCAVRCLHLLYERDCRHPFCPPALWLSPARKSRPPIAVAARTHEALAANLRYDDSSASLSAGSVVTIVPHVFPFEERVEMFREFIKMDKASRKMAGEISEPDSRAIEIVVRRGHIVEDGFRQLNSLGSRLKSSIHVSFVSECGLLEAGLDYGGLSKEFLTDLSKAAFAPEYGLFSQTSTSDRLLIPTASARYLENGLQMIEFLGRVVGKALYEGILLDYSFSHVFVQKLLGRYSFLVELSTLDPELYRNLMYVKNYDGDVMELCLDFTVTEESLGKRYVVELKSGGKDISVTNENKMQYMHAMADYKLNQQMLPFSNAFYRGLTDLISPSWLKLFNASEFNQLLSGGNYDIDVDDLKNNTRYTGGYNEGSRTIKIFWEVIKGFEPEERCMLLKFVTSCSRAPLLGFKYLQPPLTIHKVACDVPLWATIGGQDVDRLPSASTCYNTLKLPTYKRPGTLRAKLLYAISSNAGFELS
- the LOC137814516 gene encoding pentatricopeptide repeat-containing protein At5g03800 is translated as MESGNCSCNTRYGIATGGDRWHPSLHCKSFKSSSLSLKPPSSKPFSLSFRRNLRHVTHYLPPDSDSLVHALHVSSRAADTQLVKTVHATLLKLHEHDTRLFNALISAYLKLRLFPHALRLFLSLPSPNAVSYTTLISALSKRPHHERHALKLFLRMTRSHLIPNSYTYVAVLTACTRILHFQLGLQVHAAALKTAHFDSTFVANALVSLYAKHAPFHVALKLFNQTRQRDLASWNTIISAAVQESMYDTAFQLFHDMQTTDAFQVDDFTLSILLSACASFVEGQQVHAHAVKLGLETSLNVGNGLTGFYTNFGTLEDVEWLFEEMKVRDVITWTQMVTVYMEFGLVDLALKVFDEMPEKNSVSYNTVLSGFCQNEEGLEALKLFVKMVEEGLELTDFSLTSGVNASGLLGDPRVSKQVHGFTVKFGFGSNACIEAALLDMYTRCGSMVDAEKMFLRWEVEQFSSVSWTAMICGYARNGRPEEAISLFHVGRSNEKVIMDEVVVTSMLGICGTVGHHDMGKQIHGHVVKCGLGSNLQVGNALLSMYFKCGNVDDAMKLFHDMAYTDIVTWNTLISGNLIHRQGNRALEVWVEMQEKNIKPDQVTFVLIISAYRQTNSNFVDDCRSLFNSMRTVYQVEPTSLHYASFISVLGHWGFLQEALETINKMPFQPSALVWRALLDACKQHQNNIIGRWAAQNILSFEPKDPSTFILVSNLYSASGRWDRSEMVRDEMRQKGIRKHPAQSWIISEKKIHTFYPRDRSHPREKDIYSGLEILILECLKVGYEPDTSFVLHEVEEHHKEIFLFHHSAKLAATYGILMTKPGKPVRIVKNILLCGDCHTFLKYASIVTKKDIFLRDSSGFHCFSGGQCSCKDCW